In Fundulus heteroclitus isolate FHET01 unplaced genomic scaffold, MU-UCD_Fhet_4.1 scaffold_92, whole genome shotgun sequence, one genomic interval encodes:
- the LOC118562445 gene encoding CMRF35-like molecule 8: MKDSGSYLCGIQRNSGMDVFSAVQLEVKELLCLKSYDISGLVGHAVTLRCPNPPEQRDRKKFLCKGEQHNNCTDMMENQMKFMLHNVSSICFSMTITELEAADAGTYFCGSDAQLSYTKIKLTVGEIRKVVNKLI; encoded by the exons ATGAAGGATTCTGGGTCGTATCTTTGTGGCATCCAGAGAAACTCAGGAAtggatgttttctctgctgttcAGCTGGAGGTCAAAG AATTGCTCTGTCTGAAGTCATACGACATCAGCGGCCTTGTGGGACATGCAGTGACTCTGCGGTGTCCTAATCCACCAGAACAGCGAGACAGAAAGAAGTTCCTCTGTAAAGGAGAGCAACACAACAACTGCACAGATATGATGGAGAACCAAATGAAGTTCATGCTGCACAATGTTTCCTCCATCTGTTTCTCTATGACCATCACAGAATTGGAAGCAGCTGATGCAGGAACATACTTCTGCGGCTCAGACGCTCAGCTGAGCtacacaaaaataaagctgacaGTAGGTGAGATCCGCAAAGtggtaaataaattaatataa